In the genome of Pontibacter actiniarum, the window GATCCGAGAAACAGGCAAGACATTTTCCTTTGAAGCCTGGGAGGCGATTCACACGGAGAACTCACACAAGTACACCCTCCGGCAGGTAGAAGAGCTTGGCAGCGCCTGCGGCTTTAAGGTGGAGACCGTGTTCTACGACAGCCAGCGCGGCTTCGCGGACGTGCTCTTTACGGTTAGCTAAGGCCTTCGCACCGGTTCCGGTAAGTATAAAGGTTGATTTTTATACTTACCGGAGCCGGCGGCACAACGCTGCAGTTGCTGCAGCTGGCGAAAATAGCTATCTTGCCTCCTCTACATAACCAGGACATCACCATGGAAGTTATCTCACTTGCTGCCGGAACAAGCTATTTTAAAAGCCCTGAAGCGGCTACCGCTGCTGCCCAAGCCGCGCTGCAACAAGGGAAAACACAATACGGGCCTACAGAGGGAACACCGGAACTGCGACAGGCCATTTGCCAAAAGTATAAAGCGGATGGTATTGCCGTTCGGCCTGAGCAGGTGCTGGTTACGCCCGGGGCGAAGCAGGCCCTGTACAACCTTTTCTCTGTGCTACTGCGGCAGGGGGATGAAGTGGTGGTGCCCACTCCTGCCTGGTTTGGTTTCCATGAACTGATGAAGTATAGCCGCGGCGTACTGGTGCCCCTGCCAACACAGCTCCGGGACGGGTATAAACTGACACCGGACATGCTGCGCAGTTCCCTTACCGAGCGCTCCCGCGTGCTGCTCCTGACGAACCCCGGCAACCCAACGGGCCGCCTTTACAGTAAGCAAGAGCTGGAGGCCCTGTTAGAGGTCGTAAACGAATATCCCAACCTATACCTGATTTCCGATGAAATATATGACCTTGTTGCTTACGGCGAGCCTTTTGTTTCTATCCTTTCCTGCCAGGGGGCAAAAGCGGCAAGAACAGTCGTTGTAAACGGGTTTTCAAAGA includes:
- a CDS encoding aminotransferase class I/II-fold pyridoxal phosphate-dependent enzyme, whose product is MEVISLAAGTSYFKSPEAATAAAQAALQQGKTQYGPTEGTPELRQAICQKYKADGIAVRPEQVLVTPGAKQALYNLFSVLLRQGDEVVVPTPAWFGFHELMKYSRGVLVPLPTQLRDGYKLTPDMLRSSLTERSRVLLLTNPGNPTGRLYSKQELEALLEVVNEYPNLYLISDEIYDLVAYGEPFVSILSCQGAKAARTVVVNGFSKNFAMSGWRLGFILGPEDLIRKCVDFQGATLSGVSVFLQDAAQATLEARQEALPQMQEVLAHNRGIMQKGLDAIPHVPYYLPDGAYYFFPDLSHYLNHTSITGETISTTPDLCRYLRGCYNLELSPGDYFGAPGHVRMSFAIETHRLQEAMHRLRQGLMLLTAEG